AGCGCTCATTTTGAGTCAGCATTAGTGAACCTGACACGCTGTCCTGCATGAGCGTTATAAGGGAAATGCTTAAACTTGAAGCCAAGGCATCCTTCTTTAGTTCAGCTAGTCTCACCTTGTGGGTCCTTTTCAGCAGGATGCGGTCCCACTGCATGATAATGTTCAGCCACTTTGCCTCTCTCTGCCGGACCAGCTCAGGAGCCGGTCCCTCGCTCCTGTCACGCGAAGACAACGCAACCAAATCAACAAAAAATTATGCATGCGTCACATTTTCAAACTTATACTGTCATACTTCAGGAAAACGTCCTGACTGCTTAAGAAAAGtgcttcccaatctggtcctcggcccataattttactacctccaagctccctgccagacaatccATATTTTTGTTCCCTgctggggagggagcaaaaaagtggactgtctgtgggccccccaaggaccggattaaGAAACACTGGCCAAAGCTGATCAgcttcacacaaaaaaaattataatttcagCTAACGTATTGTAGCAAATACCAAAATATAGAAAGAGGTATCTTCCATTATGTTTGACTATGATCACCTTTGCTGCTCTACGTTGTGCCTTAACACAAATGTAAAGTCCTTTCACTTCCACCTTCTGGAAACTATTTTCTACTTATTAAACATCTGATACTTTCAGCGGCAATAAGTTTTGGTTTATTGGCCTGTAACATTCACTCACAATTTTGAGTGTGCGTGAGCGTAGGTTAAATGGCAAATCTTTGTGTTTGACCTCGTAGTACTTTTAAATTCTTACCATGCCTACATAAAATTCTTATTGTCAAGCAGTAACTGAAAGACTTTTTCAAGACCTGCCCATTTTCCGTTCCTTGATTTATAACAACGTCCTCAGCAGATCGCTACATAAATGACTGCATCTGCTTTCATCATCGGATTAGTTGCCAGCATCACAGGGTGAAGCCTAAGATCTAAGGTACAACCCTGATCTTTTCACCCATGCAAGGCCACAAAAGCACATCCATTCTTACTGTTGCCTTTTCTTCCTCATTAAACAATTGCATAATCGTTAGGTATATGCTATGTTGTCAgtaaaatgtaacaaaaaaataGCATCCACTGCATACAGAATAAGGTTACAACATGTTTAGCTCTCACCaaaaacaggaaacaggaaaaccACACACTGACGGTGCGATTGTTTCTATGACAACATGCCAGGATGTTGAGGTAGAAAAAGTAAGAGGTAAATATAAAGACAGCAACTGACGAATATATCGCATAATTTTAACGTTAATATTATTCGTTCTTCTGAGTTACTGACCCGACTGTGGATTCGGTTCCCAGGAGAAACCCAAAGCGGTCAGTCTCTGTTGGTGGTATACTAACGCTGAACACTGACGCCCCATCGGAACCAGAGCTGTCCTCGCCATTCAGCTCAGCCTGGGCCACCAGGGCATCCATCCcttaagaaataaaataaaataatgaagagaaagagggagaaaaCATTTTTCTTAGTCTGTCGTCACACTTAAAACCCTGTTCACTTTCCGGAACGACATTCCTGAAAAACATGTTTAACTGGTGTAAAGTGAATGCTATATTCCggaactttttttaaaaagtattttgcatacattattaatatttttttttcatttaaactATGATTATTGCCCCCTTAAAGTTTAATGTTTGATGGCAGTCGTATAATATCATTAATCACTTTACAAAGGAATAACActatttcatttcattactTTGTTATATTAACAGGTGGAGTCCAAAACTGGTCTGATCCAATACTGCTATGCCCGTCCAGCTGTAAATATTATTCGCCAGAGTATGAATAGGATACAATACAATAACTGTCATTATAAAATGAAGTACCTCGGCTCGCCGTTTCCTGTGTCAGTACATTTAGTGAGATGCTGGCTTGTCTGCCGAAGATTAGCCGGAGTGATGCGCTCTCGCAAAGGAAAACAGAGTGGGTGTGTGATTTTTCTGCCCTTCCGCATGTGTGTAACTGAATCTTTTTGAAGTTTTTCTACACAGCTTCACATATGATTATACTTTCCATTTGTCGGGTGGCTTAAATATTTCAAACATCCTTGTTAATAAATTCATACTCATCTCAAATTTTATTTCAAGAAATGCATGCTGCGTACACACTAGTGTCGTGTCCTTAACCAGTAGCTGATCTACAGGGGTCTGCAACATTATCGCTGGGTGTTTGAAAAACAGCGCCCACTTCGAAAAGTAGTGCAGCTCAGACGACAAACGCCAAACTAAAAGGTAACTAAAGCGCAACTTCATTATAGGCTTCAAGCAGGCAGTAACATAAAATATTTCTGAAAATAGGgatgaaatacattttttaaaaagcagtgtATCAATGAATTGACTACTGAAATTCAATATAGCTCCGTGATATGAAAAACAACCATCCCTTGCCACTCCAAAAATGGCGACGGGGTCAGTCCGCTTGTCTTCCTCTAAAGTAGACGGACTGCGCAagttcagaaaaaaaaagtctAGATGCTATAATGCTTTTTTTCCCAAATTACTTACGCCTACATCGATAtctgttattagttattgcttATTTAGATGGTTTACTAGGGACCATATTCAGTcttttaaagtgcttgaagacagGTAGAATTCACGGGGTATTTAGGTACCGCAGCTGCCACGAGACGAACTGCAGAAATGAGGCTTTGGGCTTTGCCCTGGGgtaacatggtggtgcagtggttagcactgttgcttcaaatATCTAGAATCTGGGTTCAAGTCTTTGCCAGGGTTCTAtctgttattgttgttgtgtaGTTTCCTTTGTGTACTCTGGTTTCCATCCACACAGTCAAAAAAACATACTGAAGTTGATTGGTTACCAGTTACCAGATTGCCATAGGTGCACCCTGTAATGGGTTCATACCAcgtcctgagttgttccctgctttgggcTTGTAGGCTCTGTGACTCTGAATAGTATTATATGGTTTCaggagaatggatggatttgtaCTTCGGTTGCTTTTAGGTATGGAACTTTTACAGGTTTACCtggaaaaatgcatttaaaaggaTTAAAGTGGTCATTCCTGAGGGGGACAGTCTTTGTTGGGTTGCCAATAGTTGTAGCTAAATATGCAACCGAAACTTACAACTTATATGCTTTTATAGGTAGATCATATGACTACTTGTCCATGCCAAAGCAATCAACACAGAAAAGTTACATTTTTGCAGAATGATGTTGTATAACTCTACTTAGATAGTTCCTTGTGTTAGTAATCCTATTACCTGGCTATTGTAACAacggctttttaaaaataaatgaacaagGCTTTAATGTTGCAGtttgtaattattataattattttttatttcacggTAATCTATTATTGAAAACTCATTCCCAACCATTTTTAGTTTACCTTTGTGAATAATGTTAATGCAATGCTGTATTTAACCTTCATTTTACTGAAGTTTAAAAGGCTTCTGATGACCTAATTCTCAAGAATTAGGGTGAGGTGTTTCAGCCCTTGGCAGGCTGATGAAAATGGGAAGGATAAGTTTATAGTTTGCTGCCAGCAATTGAAACCtcataaagtttttaatgtcccTATCATATTTAATATCACTTAAGCTGAGAAGTTCATTTTCTTCCAAAACTTGTGCTCGTAATTATGCCTCTGGGTCTGTGGTTACTGCAAACTTTATTGAGATAGAAAACTAAGAATAATTGAGAATCCAGAAATGATGTAAAGGAATTAAAGATCATTTATACTGCATGGAATGATTTTTACTGATGCACCATCAATACTGTATTCATGTGTAGCAAAGATTAATGAAGCAGACGCAAGACAAGATTTTTACTGGGATTCCAGTCTGTTGTAGGGCAAATGCTTACATGCTTTTGGCAATTTAGAAATACCAGTTCGCTTTATACATATGTTTTGTCAAGTGCAGGATGAAGCCACTCGTGAGCACAGGACACGGAAActtcacacacagagcagggggcgggaatcaaacccacaatcAGTGCTAAACACTGAGCCACTACACCACCCTAATAGATGTGGTTTGTTGATTGATTCTGTCATCAGTTATTGCTTTCAGACACTTTCACGACTTGTGCACTTCCAATTCGTCCATTCGATATCTCAGTCCAGCGGGAGAGATATAGTAAGTACAACGCACCAATAAAagttggtgtgtgcgtgtgcctgtctgGAATGTGTTGTCATGTGGTTTTttgcagaggtggacatttcaggttcagaaagtaaaaatccagatcaggattttgtttcaaccaaccatttgtgtactctgtgaatgtaactctttatgctcaactggttggttgaaacaaaatcttggtctggatttgtactttctgaacctaaaCTTTACACCTCTGGATTTCTGTGGGGTAGCTGATCTCTGGAAAATATCTGAATAGTCACTCTTTCTCTCATAAGTGACATGACATATAAGACAGACTGGCCTACTCAGACCCTACTGTGGGGGTTAGACAGTGTTCCTGATTCTCACACCCATGGCATTTCACAAACATCATATCTTCCCCTTTATTCCCTACCATTGGTACTTCCCTTTCGCCACTCCTACACTGAGAGATTCAGGAATGACTATGAGCTACCTATACCGAGAGCCAGCCACCATTGACCTTTTGAGAAAGGTCTCCTGTTGCCCTGTTCCCGTGGAATACCTGTCTGGAGAGGAGTGGTACATCTCCTGTAAGCATTGAGAATTTTCAGGAATGAGAATCTTACAGGCTGCTGGACAAACTCACCGCTCTCAATCCGGCCCCACCTAACCACCCAAGGCCATTCCAATCGAGGCCGATCCCTGGGTGAATGGGAATCTACTACGGATTCCACCCGACGACTTTCAGCTTGAGGTATGGCTCCCGTATGAACGGTGGCAGTGGGGAAGCCCCATCACTCTCACCTACATGTGTAATGGAGGGCAAGGTGAGGTaggcgaaaagagaatttcgccacagggatcaataaagtgccaTCATTATTCTAACACAGCCAGTGAGGGGCGGATTCACTGACTTGGGCAAGAATTTCCAACAACACATAGGATTCAATACTCTGCTGTGTTTCCccaggaggaagcaaaaatgtggactggcttggggtccccgaggactgggtgtGGAAATGTCTCTACTGAAAGAAGCGTTCTCCTCAAGTTTAATCAGCTGTATCTTTTCTGCTGAATTAAGATGTGCACTATCACAATGGGCTGTTACATGTGTAGTTCCACTCTGGTCGTAGTTTTGTAGTTTTGCTACTTTTTAAGTGGCTGCTCATGTGTCAATAgaaaaaaactttaaacagctaaagctataatatttatattacacTGACTTGTCATATTTACTGGTATCTATTTTCAGTCCAATGACTTTAGATCCACTTATTCAGTATAATGTgaaggtgagcagaactcaaAACCGGGGACACCAtggttaggatgccagttcatcaggTGCCCCGGCTCCCTTCAGCACTCTAAAAACATGCACTGGTGTCTCTTATGTGTGAAGGCATATGTATATCTTTGGTTTGCCTTAACCATTGAACTTCTTTAAAGAAAGACTGGTTTTCATACGACGGATTGTTGTTTTCGCCTCCTTCGTCCCAAACCATATGTGGTTTTCCGTCAGCAGGTGTCATCCGTTATTTTTACGTATTTCTCCGGCAGCGTGGGACGCCATTTTCACGCGGTGGGCGGAGCTCTGGGCCCGCTCGActtggtcacatgacacaggcggAAGTCGCCCCCCGCTCCACGCTGAAGCTCATGTACAGCTTCCATTTGCTCTTTTTCCCTCTCCATTCAACGCCGGGTAAGTCCAGGCCAGCTTACCTAATGTAATACGATCGCGTAATATCACTGAAGGAAAAAATATTAATCCTCATTATAAATCGTACGCAACGCTTCGCCACCGATTATTCTCAATACCTTtgtcttattttcaaagtttgcAGGACAAATGTAAATGTGGAATGGCTAGCTTTTTAAGCTAACAAGCGTGCTAACTCTGTTATGCTTATATGTTTTACTACCTCTTCGCAAAATGTTCAGTATGTCAATTTTTGTTGTTTATACTCCGGTAAGTGTCGCAGGACCGTAAAATTAACGCGGATGGTATATTTCACCCCTCAGTCAGCTTGCTATTTAGTTTATTAAAGGATGAGACAGAGTGAATAAGCTAATTGTCGGTTAGGCGTAGTAGCTAAAGTAGGGGGGTCTTTCTTACTCATTAGCAATGTTTTTTATCGTAAGTTATACGTgtgtaaataaaaatgcagtcGGGAGCTACTTAGGTGTTTAATTTTGCTCGGTCAAAGCGTGATCGTCCTGCCAAAGAAGCCAGTCTATCTGCCCTGTAAAGGCGGCATCTGACTGTATCCGGTTTGATCCCGGTGCCGTTTTGCGCTACTGCTGGGGACTTTTGCGTGGTGGCTGCGTATTTCCCGGGTTGCCCCGCTCAGCTGGAACTTACTGGAAGCGTTGCTGCGCTGCGAATTGTAACGTGGTGAGCCATCTGAGCTGGCTCCGTGCCGCTGTTGGCGCCTTGACTATGCGATCGCTGTCTTCCTCAATACAGCAGCATCAGTCTGAACACAAGTCATGGCAGAAGGAGAGCCGCAGGTCCAGTTTAAGGTAGGCTTTTGATCCGGTTTATTCCTGCGCAGTGATTATAATGTAATAACTAGGAAGCAACGCACCGTGCCGCATGCGACTGCTGACCGGCTTAATCGGGTTGAATTTCCTGCCTTGCAGTTGGTGTTGGTGGGTGATGGAGGTACCGGGAAAACCACCTTCGTGAAGCGACACTTGACAGGAGAGTTTGAGAAGAAGTATGTTGGTAAGTGCTCTATCACCCTAGTTTTCCCTGCCTTTTTATTACTTGGTTTTGGCCACATCCTGTCATTATTATAGGTTAATTGGGGTATTACAGTCCATATTGAAATACACGTTCTCAGAAGGCCTGAATGAAAACGACTGCCATTATCCGACTAATATAGAATGTTGCAATAGTTGGTATTCTAGGTCCTCAGGCTTTGGTAAAGGTTTATTATAGTGATTACACCCCACTATGGCTTTCCATCTATATCTATAGCTTCTCCTCCTGGCTTGAGAGTCTGCGTttgacttttgttttattccatTCCATTGTTCTGTAGCTACCCTGGGAGTGGAGGTACATCCTTTGGTGTTTCACACAAACAGAGGGGCTATCAAGTTCAACGTGTGGGATACGGCTGGCCAGGAGAAGTTCGGGGGTCTCAGGGATGGTTACTACATACAAGGTAACCAGTTTGTCCATCGACGTCCAAAACGTGCTTCACTGGATTCCCTTATGTATTTGTCTGTTTTTAAATGATCTCTGTGCTTGTTGTTTATCCCGTAACTCTTTATGCCTTGCGAGTTTTGTCGCCACGCTTTGTCAACGCGGATTCTCTCCTTTTTAGCTCAGTGTGCGATCATCATGTTCGACGTGACCTCGCGGGTCACCTACAAGAACGTGCCCAACTGGCACCGCGACCTGGTGCGCGTCTGCGAGAACATTCCCATCGTCCTTTGCGGCAACAAGGTGGACATCAAGGACAGGAAGGTCAAGGCCAAGAGCATCGTCTTCCACCGCAAGAAGAACCTGCAGGTGCCGCGTCGCTGTCCGCCGCCATCCCTTCATCGATCAGCCTTGTGCTGATTAGTGTGACCAGTATTGTGTCAACTGTGTACCCTGCATTTAGGGTTATGAAGACTTTGCATGCAGTTATGAAATGTATATCGGGTGGCTTAGCTACTAGGTGGTTTAGTAAGACTGTTAAAGTTGGAAATCTGAATTGTCGTGAGCAGTCATTGCAAAGCTTCGTTTGTATGCTGAGCGGCGAAGTTGACGGTTGACCGATTAGTTAGTTCCTATAAAATGTGTGGCCATTGGGCGTTTTATTTCTGCGCCTTTTCCCGACCGCTGTCCAGATGATATTCATTTTGACGTGTGAACCTGCACCCCACCCCCTAAATCTTTCCTTGTAGTATTATGACATCTCTGCCAAGAGCAACTACAACTTCGAGAAGCCGTTCTTATGGCTGGCCAGGAAGCTGATAGGAGACCCAAACCTTGAATTTGTGGCGATGCCAGCCCTCGCACCCCCTGAGGTCGCCATGGACCCCACCCTCGCCGCACAGTATGAGCATGACCTCAAAGTGAGTATGGGTCGTTTTTGTGTTATGTGTCTCCCTTAAGTTGCCTTACATTcaccaaaataaaaccaaaataatCTTGATCTTTTAATTTCATTGTGTTGACATCTGCAGACATCTTTTCAAATTATTGATTGGGAATATTAGTCTTTTAAACAACTGTCCTTTAAAGGGATATGTTTTACATTAGGCTAGATTAACCTCTGAGGCAAAATCAAAGTCAGACTTAGATTATCACACGCTGATCTTTTCCTTAAAGGTGGCGTCGGAAACTGCACTCCCAGACGAGGACGACGATCTCTAACCTGTGACCATCTGACCTCACCATGAAGTTGGCGAGGTGTATATGATGCTGGCGTGTTTGGAATACCCTTaaccttttactgtaaatccCATTGccgattattttgttttaatttttttttttcgtttgcaTTTTGGGCGGAATATGACGTGTAGTTCACACATTTCAGTGTAGATCCCTTGCAGCACATCCATGCGTGCATACACACATTGCGTAAACACCCAGTACGAAATAGTCACTGTCATACAGTTTAGACTTATTATACAGTACTGATGAAAATACAGCGAAAATGGAAGCACTTTGAAAACAGCTTTGAATAAACTGTCTGTATTTAATATTCTTGTTGTCTTTATTTACCCAGAATTTTAACAAATtacggtgttttttttttgacccaCAAAATCAACTTGTGGGAAAGTGCTTTTCCTATTAATCTCTTTTGCAGACCATCTTGCATCTCCCCCACTGTACTGGAAATGTTTATTACTGAAGCTTATTCGCATTGTACATCCTTTTAGTCGTTTGAAGCATACTGGGTGTGCAAGCGGAAAATCTGCATGTCCTTTTATTTTCTCAAGTGCACTGTGAGTCAGTGATTCGGTTGTCAAGAAGCCGAAAGTAGGAGAGCGCTGCAACCCTTAAAGAGTTTGTTTCATTATGTGATTCATTGCAGTTTAGTTTTACGATCCTATCCGTGTCGGCTGCCTGGCGGAGACCCTGTACTGAGCAAGTACTGGAGAGTAGCATAACGTTTACCCTTGCATGTCTAAATCCCACTCTCTCGTGCATTTTTTTATGGATTCCCTCCAATATCGCAGCTTTTGCCCCACAACTGTCATGCAATTTCGGCAGATTACCATTTTAATATCCTGTGTTTCTTAGATTAGCCTTCAGGCTGACTTTAGCATTTTACAGGGAAAATTCACCTAATATAGGCCATAGTAAGGGGGGTAGATATGGGAACAAATCAGGGGGGAAATCCATTGGCTCTGTCAAAAAAATTAAGTATATTCAAGATTTAAGAGTTTGTCATGTATGGTCAGTTCCACTGTGCAACGAAAATCTACATGACCTTCCACTCAACACCAATTAACACAGAACACAAGTAGAGATTAAGGTGtgaatacagacactcctctactcatgaatgagatacgttctgaatggccattcgtaacttgaaatgttcgtaaatcgttattcaacatcattttaagggtttacacaagtacaaagaaataggatgctgggagttcgcacgctaTGCTGCGTGAgggtagcggccagaagtcgtactgggcggaattggGGCGCAGGAAACAAAAATGTTGtgaacaggaaacgggagcccaaatgaacacaatttgcacttacagtcctcttctttCGTATGTGTGAAAGTTCATAAGCTGAACGTTCCTAAATACAAATTGTGTTCGAGGAGCATCAGTACTAAATTAAGGTACAGTTACAATTATCACAAGGAATATCCATGTAGGAAAACTACTAGCTAATTATTTCGTTGTTTTTGTGGATCTCTTGGATACTTGtttattcatccatctatcaatCCATCCGTCTTCCGCTGCTTATCCGGGGTCAGCGGTACAAGCAGAGatccccagacctccctctcgccAGCCACCTCCTCTGGGGGAATACCAAGGCGTTCCTAGGCCAGCTGAGACATACAATCCCTCTagagtgtcctgggtctgctccggggcctcctcccagttggatatgcccaaaacacctccccagggagccgtcCTGGAGGCATCGTAGATAGACGACCGAACCACCTCGACTTCTCCTAACCCTCCTTccaatgcagaggagcagcggctctactttgagcccctcccaAATGTCCGAGCTCcgcaccctatctctaaggctgaggCCAGCCACCCTGCAGAAGAAACCTTATTTCTGCCGCTTCTATCCATgtcattcttttggtcactagccagagctcatgaccataggtgaaggCAGGAACAAAGATTGACCGGTAAATCGATAGCTTTGCCTTCCAGTTCAGTTCCCTCTTTACCACGACAGAAAAGTACAGCTTCCTGCACTACTGCAGACCACCTGACGatctgtttctcccttcttgCCCCAGTCGTGATTTGTTCAACAATGTAACTATATTCCTAGTAGCGTTTTTTtactatatatatgtgtgtgtgtgtgtgtattgttacgatacacacacacacacacatattactcGCAGAAAGAATACGGAATTATTTGGGTGTTAGATCTATTTCCTCTCGACGGGCAAATAACATGCAGAGTATTCTTTGACCTGTGGGTGGCAGTGTGAATGTACGTTGGAACGACAACGAATGAAATGAGGTGGATCCGATTTTGTTTAACATGCATACAATATAATGAATTGACCTATAGATTttgcaagcctagcagtgtgtCACAGAACATTACATGGTGAAAGTATGAATTCTGAGTATGAGTCTT
The sequence above is a segment of the Brienomyrus brachyistius isolate T26 chromosome 12, BBRACH_0.4, whole genome shotgun sequence genome. Coding sequences within it:
- the ran gene encoding GTP-binding nuclear protein Ran; the encoded protein is MAEGEPQVQFKLVLVGDGGTGKTTFVKRHLTGEFEKKYVATLGVEVHPLVFHTNRGAIKFNVWDTAGQEKFGGLRDGYYIQAQCAIIMFDVTSRVTYKNVPNWHRDLVRVCENIPIVLCGNKVDIKDRKVKAKSIVFHRKKNLQYYDISAKSNYNFEKPFLWLARKLIGDPNLEFVAMPALAPPEVAMDPTLAAQYEHDLKVASETALPDEDDDL